Within Claveliimonas bilis, the genomic segment TGATGAGCGGCAGCGGTCCCACAGTGTTCGGGATTTATGAGAACAGGAGGACGGCAAAGGCAGCGGCAGAAAAGCTGAAACATACCGGCCTGGTGAAGCAGGCTTATGTGACCAATGTACACAATGTAAGGAGGAAATAAATGAAGGAACCGAATTTTGAAGTCAGCATGAATGAGTATCTTCCCCTTAGGGATGTTGTTTTTAATACTTTGCGTCAGGCAATTTTAAGAGGGGAACTGAAACCGGGAGAAAGGCTGATGGAAATACAGCTGGCAAATAAACTGGGCGTCAGCAGGACGCCTATCCGGGAGGCAATCCGCAAGCTGGAGCTGGAAGGACTCGTTCTGATGATTCCCAGAAAAGGTGCCGAGGTGGCAGAGATCACGGAAAAAAGCCTAAGAGATGTGCTGGAAGTAAGGCGGGCTTTAGAGGAGCTGGCTGTGCGCCTGGCATGCGATAAGATCAGCGAAGAAAAGATTCAGGAACTGAAAGAAGCAGCCGAGTATTTCCAATCCACCTTAAAAAGCGGAGATATCACGAAAATTGCGGAAGCTGACGTCAAATTCCATGATGTGATCTATCTTGCAACAGATAACCAGAAGCTGATCCAGCTTCTCAGTAACCTTGGAGAACAGATGTACCGTTACCGGGTGGAATATTTAAAACGGTCAGATTTCCATCAGCAGTTGATCGATGAACACGAGGAGATCATTCAGACTATTGAGACAGGACAAAAAGACAAGGCTGCCAAGGTAGTGTGTCAGCATGTGGATAATCAGGTAGAGGCAGTGATCGATACCATCCGGACAAAAAAATAATTGCAGTTTCGAGCCCGCTTTTGTATAAAGGGGCAAAAGGGCGGCAAAACTCCTGATAGATTCAAAGAAATAAAAAGAAGAGATCAGGAGGTACATACAATATGGAAACGGGAAATCGCAGGGAAAGAAAAAGGCAGGTCTTTTGCCTGGCAGCAGCGCTTATAGCAGCGGCAGTCATTACAGGTTTCCTTGTCTGGCAGAGAGGAATGCTGGTGGAGGCAAGAAGCCGGGAAGCACAGGAAGAGCTGGCGGAAACGGTGCTGCGTTTTCATGTACTGGCTGACAGCGATTCGGATCGGGATCAGAAGTTGAAAATGGCTGTAAAAGAAGTCCTTCTTTCCTATATGAAAAAGAATATGCCGGAAACGGATGATCTGGAAGAAACCATAGAGTGGATGGGCAGTCATCTTAGTGATATGGAAAAGACCGGCGAGATGGTTCTTCGGAATGAGGGATGTACGGATGAGGTCAGCGCAGAGGTCGTGAAGGATTATTTTCCGGAAAAAAACTATGGAGATGTGACATTTCCGGCGGGAGAATATACAGCTCTCAGGGTAAAGATCGGAAGCGGGCAGGGGCATAACTGGTGGTGCTGCCTGTATCCCAACCTTTGTTTTACAGATGCTGTCCGGTGTGTTGTGCCGGAAGAGGGAAAGGAAAAAATGGGACATGTGTTAAGTGAAGATGCGTACGATATGGTTACGGCATTTTCGGACTTTAAGATAAGATGGTTTTTCTTCGGGGATGGTGCATCCGGGAAATAACCAGGTAAGGCGGAGGCAGAAACGTTATGACAGAATTTTTAGTCAGGCATTTTATAAAAGATTATCACAAGACAGAGGAACTGAATGTGCGGACGCAGTACGGCACGCTGGCAGGGGTTGTGGGCATTATCTGTAATGCCCTCCTTTTTGCTGTAAAGGCGGCAGTGGGGATTGCCATGCACAGTATTTCTGTTACGGCAGATGCATTTAACAATCTGTCGGATGCAGCTTCTTCTGTGATCGGTCTTGTGGGGGTGAAGCTGGCGGGAAAGCCGGCAGACAAAGAACATCCCTTCGGACACGGAAGAATGGAATATATTACGGCGCTTGTGGTTTCCTTTCTTGTTATTGAAGTAGGACTTACTTTTTTTAAGGATGCATTTTCCAGAATATGGAATCCACAGAAACTGGAATTTCAGTTTATATCGGTTCTGATTCTGGTCTTATCCATTGGAGTAAAACTGTGGATGAGCCTTTTTAACCGGAAATTGGGAAAAAGGATTGATTCTAAGGTAATGCTGGCGACAGCGGCAGATGCCGTGGGTGACGTGATCACCACTTCTGCCACCGTGATCTCCCTGTTGTTTTTCTATTTTACAGGAATCAATATTGACGGAGTTATCGGTGTTTGTGTATCATTGGTAGTCATATGGGCGGGGATTGGAATCGCAAAGGATACATTGAAGCCGCTTCTGGGAGAGCCTACTTCTTCTGCAGATTATGAGAAGATTACCAGATTTGTGGAGAGTTATGACGGAATTATCGGAAGCCATGACCTGATCGTGCATAATTATGGACCGGGCCGCAATATGGCATCTATACATGCGGAAGTGCCCAATGATGTGGATATTGAGGAATCTCACGAGATTATTGACAGGATCGAGCGGGACGCTATTTCGCAGATTGGAGTTTTTCTTGTTATACATATGGATCCGGTGGAGACAAAAAATGAAAGAATACTGGAAATCAGGAAACAGGTGGAGGCGAGCATAAATGAGATCGATCCGGATGTAACGATCCACGATCTGCGCGTAGTGGAAGGTAAGGAAAGGATCAATCTTATATTTGATATGGTAGTTCCCTTTGCTTATTCCAGAGAAGAGCAAAAGGAGCTGGAGCGGAAAGTAAGGAGTTACTTATCAGAACGGGACTCCAGATATCAATGTGTGATCACAGTAGAACAAAGTTTTGTGGCACAGGGAGAGGAAGGATAAAGATGTACACATATGAAAGCAGGGTAAGATTCAGTGAAGTAGATCATTATGAGACAATGACGCTTCCGTCTATTATTAATTATTTTCAGGACGGGAGTATTTTCCAGTCAGAGGATATCGGTCTGGGTGTAGATTATCTGAAGGAAAAGAAAAGAGCGTGGGTGCTGTCTTCCTGGCAGGTTGTTATCGAGCGGTATCCGCGCATCGGAGAGAAAATCCGGATCGGTACGTGGGCCACAGGCTTCCAGGGACTTTACGGCTACCGGAATTTCTGCATGTGGGATGAAAAAGGGGAAAAGGCTGCGTATGCCAATTCTATCTGGGTTTACATGGATCTGGAGAAACAGCGTCCTGCAAGACCGCCGAAGGAAGAAGTGGAAAAGTACGGGACAGAAGAGGCGCTGGAGATGGAATATGCACCCAGAAAAATCTCTTTGCCGCAAGATGCTTTGTCAGGAGAGATCTTCCCGGTGCGAAAATACCATATTGATACGAATGAGCATGTAAATAACTGCCAGTATGTCCAGATGGCATTGGAGGCTGCCGGGGAAGAACTGATGGTAAGACAGATGAGGGCGGAATATAAAAAGTCTGCTTTATTGCATGACAAAATACTGCCAAAAGTGGCGAAAGAAGGAGAAAGGACAGTGGTGGAACTGTGTGAGCCCGACGGAGGAGTTTACGCAGTGGTGGAGCTGACAGGAGAAAAAAGATGTTAGAAAAAGGTTTGGGAAAAAAGCAGGTACTTAAGGTTGTAAAAAAGACAGATTTCGGAATATATCTTGGAACGGAGGAGGAGAGAGTGCTTCTGCCGGGCAGACAGGTACCGGAGGGGACGAAGATCGGAGATGAGCTGGAAGTGTTTCTCTATCGCGATTCCAGAGACAGGCTGATCGCCACTACGCATGAACCCAAAATACAGCTTGGTGAACTTCACGTTCTGACAGTGGCAGATACAGGGAAAATAGGAGCGTTTCTTGATTGGGGGCTGGAAAAGGATCTTCTGCTTCCTTTTAAGGAGCAGACCGCAAAAGTGAAAAAAGGAGATTCCTGTCTGGTAAGTCTGTATGTGGATAAGAGTGGCAGACTTTGCGCTACTATGAAAATCTATGAAAAGCTCAGAACAGATTCTCCTTATAAGAAAGATGATAAGGTTACAGGAATCATCTATGAAAAGAGCAGCAATTTCGGACTTTTTGTAGCGGTTGATAACTGCTATTGTGCGCTGATCCCTAAAAGGGAAGCGCCCGGAGGATATAAAGTGGGTGATGTGGTAACAGCCCGCGTCGCAGAAGTGAAGCCTGACGGAAAGCTGGATCTTAGTGTGCGGGAGAAGGCATTTATCCAGATGGATGCAGATGCGCTGATCATTCTGGAGCGTCTCAAGGAACATGGAGGAGAGCTTCCGTTTACCGATAAAGCCGATCCGGACCGGATCCGGGAAGAGTTCGGATTCAGTAAAAATGCTTTTAAGCGGGCAGTGGGCAGACTCTTAAAAGAAGGGAAAATAGAAATACGGGAAAAAAGCATTGCAATTCGGTAAAAATTGGTTATAATGAGGGTGTGTAGTGAAATAAGTATGGAAAGTGAGGAATGACAGGACAATGAAAGTACAGAATATAACAGACATTGACAGGTTTTTTAAAGTAGTAGACGAATGTAAAGGAAGAGTGGAACTGGTGACAGGAGAAGGGGACAGACTGAATCTGAAATCCAAGTTATCACAGTATGTATCCATGGCAAACATTTTCTCCAACGGAGAAATTCCGGAGCTGGAAATTATTGCTTACGAAAAAGAAGATATTGACAGACTCGTATCCTTTATGGTGAACGGCTAATTGAAATGAATCCGGAACAGGCGGGCATGTTGTCGATAAGGGGCAGCATTCCCGCCGTTTTAGCATATAGGAAACTTCGTTTTTTGTTTAGAGAGAGGGAAAGACATGAGTTTTGCACATCTGCACGTCCATACGGAATACAGCCTTCTGGACGGTTCAAACAAAATAAAAGAATGTGTGTCAAGGGTAAAAGAGTTGGGGATGAACAGCGTTGCCATCACCGACCATGGCGTTATGTACGGCGTCATTGATTTTTACCGCGCGGCAAAGGCAGAAGGGATCAAACCTATCATCGGCTGTGAAGTCTATGTGGCGCCGGGGTCCAGATTTGACAGAGAGGCCAGAGGAAGTGATGAGAGCAGGTATTATCATCTTGTGCTTCTGGCGGAGAATGACCAGGGCTATCATAATCTGATGAAGCTGGTTTCCAGGGGATTTACGGAAGGGTATTATTATAAACCCCGTGTGGATATGGAGCTTTTGGAACGCTATCATGAAGGGCTGATTGCCTTGAGCGCCTGCCTGGCAGGAGAAGTTTCAAGAAATATTCTCAGGGGCATGTATGAGGAGGGCAAGGAAGCTGCCCTTCGCTATGAGAAAATTTTCGGCAAAGGCAACTTCTTCCTGGAGCTTCAGGATCATGGGATTGCCCAGCAGACCATGGTAAATCAGGCTCTGTTGCGGATGAGTCAGGAGACAGGGATCGGCCTTGTGGCGACAAATGATATCCACTATACTTATGCGGATGACGTAAAGCCGCATGATATCCTTCTGTGTCTTCAGACCGGCAAGAAACTGGCAGATGAGGACCGGATGCGATATGAGGGCGGACAGTACTACATCAAATCCGAAGAAGAGATGAAGGAGCTGTTCCCCTATGCGCTGGAAGCGCTGGAAAATACACAGAAAATCGCTGACAGATGCAACGTGGAAATTGAGTTCGGGGTGACGAAACTTCCGAAATACGACGTCCCGGACGGCTATACTTCCTGGGAATATCTGAACAAGCTCTGCTTTGAAGGACTGGAAGAAAGATATGGTGTGAAAGGCGGAGAGCACAAAGGAGAGGTGGATCAGGAGCTTAAGGATCGTCTGACCTATGAGCTGTCCATCATTCACGATATGGGATACGTGGATTATTTTCTGATCGTCTGGGATTTTATTAAGTATGCAAGAGATCACAAGATCATGGTGGGGCCGGGGCGTGGATCGGCAGCGGGAAGTATCGTTTCCTATTGCCTTGGAATTACCAGCATCGACCCTATTAAGTATCAGCTGCTGTTTGAGCGTTTCCTTAACCCGGAGCGAGTGTCTATGCCGGATATTGATGTGGATTTCTGTTTCGAGAGACGTCAGGAAGTCATCGACTATGTGGTAAGAAAATACGGCTCCGACCGGGTGGTGCAGATTGTTACTTTTGGTACGATGGCTGCAAGAGGAGTCATTCGGGATGTAGGGCGTGTGATGGATCTGCCCTATGCGTTTGTGGACAGTATTGCGAAAATGATTCCGAAGGAATTGAACATTACTCTGGATAAATCTCTGTCTATGAATCCGGAATTAAAGAAACTGTACGAGGAGGACGGGCAGGTACGGGAGCTGATCGATATGTCAAAAAGGCTGGAAGGTCTTCCGAGACATACATCCATGCATGCCGCGGGCGTGGTGATCAGCCAGAAAGAAGTGGATGAGTATGTGCCTCTCTCTCTTGGTTCAGACGGTTCGGTAACCACACAGTTTACGATGACGACCCTGGAAGAGCTGGGACTCCTTAAAATGGATTTCCTCGGTCTTCGGACGCTGACTGTAATCCAGAATGCAGTGGATCTGGCGGAAAAGAGTACCGGAACACAGATTGATATTAATGCAATTGATTTTAATGACCAGGAAGTGCTGGAGTCTATCGGAAGCGGTCGGACAGACGGTGTGTTCCAGCTTGAAAGCGCGGGGATGAAAAGCTTCATGAAGGAGCTGAAGCCAAAGAGCCTGGAAGATATTATCGCTGGAATTTCTCTTTATCGTCCGGGACCGATGGATTTTATTCCCCAGTATATCAAAGGGAAGAACAGCACAGGAGAGATTACCTATGACTGCCCGCAGCTTGAGCCGATCCTGGCGCCCACATACGGATGTATTGTTTATCAGGAACAGGTTATGCAGATTGTGCGTGATCTGGCCGGTTACACTCTTGGAAGAAGCGACCTTTTGAGAAGAGCTATGTCCAAGAAAAAGGGCGATGTGATGCAGAAAGAGCGCCAGAACTTTGTGTATGGGAATCCTGATGAAGGGGTGCCCGGATGCGTCAACAATGGAATCGACGAAAAAACAGCCAACAAAATTTATGATGAGATGATTGATTTTGCAAAATATGCCTTCAATAAGTCTCATGCGGCGGCATATGCTGTTGTTTCTTATCAGACTGCCTATCTGAAATATTATTATCCGGTAGAATTTATGGCGGCTCTTATGACATCCGTGATTGAAAATCCGCCGAAAGTGGCAGAATATATTTACAGCTGCCGGCAGATGGGAATTGAAATCCTTCCGCCGGATATCAACAGAGGAGAAGGGAATTTCTCTGTGGATGAAGGAAATATCCGGTATGGGCTGGCGGCGATCAAGAGCATCGGACGTCCGGTGATCCAGGAAATTATTGAGGAGAGGGAAATCGGCGGAGAATTTAAGAGCCTGAAAGATTTTATTGAACGAATGTCCGGAAAGGATGTCAATAAACGCAGTATAGAAAACTTTATCAAGGCAGGTGCATTTGACGGACTTGGCGGAACCCGGAAGCAGTTTATGAGTATCTACATCCAGATTCTGGATCAGGTAAACCAGGAGAGAAAAACTTCCATGGCAGGGCAGATGTCTCTTTTTGATCTTGTGGGGGAAGAGCAGAAAAGCGAATTTGATATTCCTCTTCCTGATGTGGGAGAATATGATAAAGAAACGAAGCTTGATTTCGAAAAAGAAGTGATCGGGGTATATCTGACAGGACATCCACTGGAGGATTATGAAGAAAAATGGCGGAAAAATATTTCCAAGACTACACTGGATTTCC encodes:
- a CDS encoding GntR family transcriptional regulator; the protein is MKEPNFEVSMNEYLPLRDVVFNTLRQAILRGELKPGERLMEIQLANKLGVSRTPIREAIRKLELEGLVLMIPRKGAEVAEITEKSLRDVLEVRRALEELAVRLACDKISEEKIQELKEAAEYFQSTLKSGDITKIAEADVKFHDVIYLATDNQKLIQLLSNLGEQMYRYRVEYLKRSDFHQQLIDEHEEIIQTIETGQKDKAAKVVCQHVDNQVEAVIDTIRTKK
- the spoIIR gene encoding stage II sporulation protein R yields the protein METGNRRERKRQVFCLAAALIAAAVITGFLVWQRGMLVEARSREAQEELAETVLRFHVLADSDSDRDQKLKMAVKEVLLSYMKKNMPETDDLEETIEWMGSHLSDMEKTGEMVLRNEGCTDEVSAEVVKDYFPEKNYGDVTFPAGEYTALRVKIGSGQGHNWWCCLYPNLCFTDAVRCVVPEEGKEKMGHVLSEDAYDMVTAFSDFKIRWFFFGDGASGK
- a CDS encoding cation diffusion facilitator family transporter, producing MTEFLVRHFIKDYHKTEELNVRTQYGTLAGVVGIICNALLFAVKAAVGIAMHSISVTADAFNNLSDAASSVIGLVGVKLAGKPADKEHPFGHGRMEYITALVVSFLVIEVGLTFFKDAFSRIWNPQKLEFQFISVLILVLSIGVKLWMSLFNRKLGKRIDSKVMLATAADAVGDVITTSATVISLLFFYFTGINIDGVIGVCVSLVVIWAGIGIAKDTLKPLLGEPTSSADYEKITRFVESYDGIIGSHDLIVHNYGPGRNMASIHAEVPNDVDIEESHEIIDRIERDAISQIGVFLVIHMDPVETKNERILEIRKQVEASINEIDPDVTIHDLRVVEGKERINLIFDMVVPFAYSREEQKELERKVRSYLSERDSRYQCVITVEQSFVAQGEEG
- a CDS encoding acyl-[acyl-carrier-protein] thioesterase, whose translation is MYTYESRVRFSEVDHYETMTLPSIINYFQDGSIFQSEDIGLGVDYLKEKKRAWVLSSWQVVIERYPRIGEKIRIGTWATGFQGLYGYRNFCMWDEKGEKAAYANSIWVYMDLEKQRPARPPKEEVEKYGTEEALEMEYAPRKISLPQDALSGEIFPVRKYHIDTNEHVNNCQYVQMALEAAGEELMVRQMRAEYKKSALLHDKILPKVAKEGERTVVELCEPDGGVYAVVELTGEKRC
- a CDS encoding S1 RNA-binding domain-containing protein produces the protein MLEKGLGKKQVLKVVKKTDFGIYLGTEEERVLLPGRQVPEGTKIGDELEVFLYRDSRDRLIATTHEPKIQLGELHVLTVADTGKIGAFLDWGLEKDLLLPFKEQTAKVKKGDSCLVSLYVDKSGRLCATMKIYEKLRTDSPYKKDDKVTGIIYEKSSNFGLFVAVDNCYCALIPKREAPGGYKVGDVVTARVAEVKPDGKLDLSVREKAFIQMDADALIILERLKEHGGELPFTDKADPDRIREEFGFSKNAFKRAVGRLLKEGKIEIREKSIAIR
- a CDS encoding polya polymerase — translated: MKVQNITDIDRFFKVVDECKGRVELVTGEGDRLNLKSKLSQYVSMANIFSNGEIPELEIIAYEKEDIDRLVSFMVNG
- a CDS encoding DNA polymerase III subunit alpha — its product is MSFAHLHVHTEYSLLDGSNKIKECVSRVKELGMNSVAITDHGVMYGVIDFYRAAKAEGIKPIIGCEVYVAPGSRFDREARGSDESRYYHLVLLAENDQGYHNLMKLVSRGFTEGYYYKPRVDMELLERYHEGLIALSACLAGEVSRNILRGMYEEGKEAALRYEKIFGKGNFFLELQDHGIAQQTMVNQALLRMSQETGIGLVATNDIHYTYADDVKPHDILLCLQTGKKLADEDRMRYEGGQYYIKSEEEMKELFPYALEALENTQKIADRCNVEIEFGVTKLPKYDVPDGYTSWEYLNKLCFEGLEERYGVKGGEHKGEVDQELKDRLTYELSIIHDMGYVDYFLIVWDFIKYARDHKIMVGPGRGSAAGSIVSYCLGITSIDPIKYQLLFERFLNPERVSMPDIDVDFCFERRQEVIDYVVRKYGSDRVVQIVTFGTMAARGVIRDVGRVMDLPYAFVDSIAKMIPKELNITLDKSLSMNPELKKLYEEDGQVRELIDMSKRLEGLPRHTSMHAAGVVISQKEVDEYVPLSLGSDGSVTTQFTMTTLEELGLLKMDFLGLRTLTVIQNAVDLAEKSTGTQIDINAIDFNDQEVLESIGSGRTDGVFQLESAGMKSFMKELKPKSLEDIIAGISLYRPGPMDFIPQYIKGKNSTGEITYDCPQLEPILAPTYGCIVYQEQVMQIVRDLAGYTLGRSDLLRRAMSKKKGDVMQKERQNFVYGNPDEGVPGCVNNGIDEKTANKIYDEMIDFAKYAFNKSHAAAYAVVSYQTAYLKYYYPVEFMAALMTSVIENPPKVAEYIYSCRQMGIEILPPDINRGEGNFSVDEGNIRYGLAAIKSIGRPVIQEIIEEREIGGEFKSLKDFIERMSGKDVNKRSIENFIKAGAFDGLGGTRKQFMSIYIQILDQVNQERKTSMAGQMSLFDLVGEEQKSEFDIPLPDVGEYDKETKLDFEKEVIGVYLTGHPLEDYEEKWRKNISKTTLDFQIDDSTGRARVYDGAKETVGGMITAKTIKHTKNNKMMAFLTLEDLVGNVEIVVFPRDYEKNQRLLNEESKVFIRGRVSEEDDAPSKLICETVIPFEQTKRELWIQYPDKAAYMEDESHLFELLKASDGDDTVVIYCRAEKAVKRLPAGRNIYIEPGILSRLTNYFGESCVKVVEKPIESIR